The Candidatus Nitrosymbiomonas proteolyticus genome has a segment encoding these proteins:
- a CDS encoding cation/multidrug efflux pump, with translation MLDWKALLTSLCGVFMVVGMILPTSVFPYLSVLTGSYFAVGAAWRSLKERSLDVNMLMVIAAAGAVAVGHPMEAAILLFLFSLSSTLESFAMARTRSAIEGLVKLRPTEAIRIDATGERRVPVSSLQPGDRVRVLAFESVPIDGEVVSGSSSIDQSAMTGESEPIPKLSGDLVFAGTQNLEGMLVVQVTAPSGATTLDRIVELVREAQENKASGERISDWFGQRYTYFVLSAAAASLLIRYLAGQASSDAIYASLTLLVALSPCAVVISTPASTLSAIAWAARQGILIRGGEFIETAGVVDLIALDKTGTLTEGKPQLVEICVCSQHVGVAVGAECMGEGACWRAGKEFSSEAASWLSLAAAVEQFSEHPLAQAIVRAARERDLSIPVATEHWSVAGMGVEAVIEGKRVRVGQRRMFDSPESPLREEVARHMESMQREGMTVALLECEGEWTAFGLRDEPRPKSKALVEKVRSLGAKKVVMLTGDTAETARAVAAEVGIEDVHAGLMPEEKATLLRNYRQSGYRVMMVGDGINDAPSLTVADLGVAMGGLGSDIALNAADVVLMRDKLEGIDQLLRLGRSTTQIIRSNLYFATAVIVALAISTQVLGPLAPQLKTWALPLAVVGHEGSTVLVILNGLRLLSGPKR, from the coding sequence TTGCTGGACTGGAAGGCGCTCCTGACCTCGCTTTGCGGAGTGTTCATGGTTGTGGGCATGATCTTGCCCACTTCAGTGTTTCCGTACCTCAGCGTACTAACAGGTTCCTACTTCGCGGTGGGGGCGGCTTGGCGGTCGCTCAAGGAACGGAGCCTCGACGTCAATATGCTGATGGTAATCGCCGCCGCGGGCGCTGTGGCGGTGGGCCATCCCATGGAAGCGGCGATCCTGCTGTTCCTTTTCAGCCTGTCCAGCACGCTTGAGAGCTTCGCGATGGCTCGCACCCGTTCCGCAATCGAGGGATTGGTCAAACTACGTCCGACCGAAGCAATACGAATCGACGCAACAGGGGAACGGCGCGTTCCCGTCTCCTCGTTGCAGCCGGGCGACAGGGTTCGGGTCTTAGCCTTCGAAAGCGTTCCCATCGACGGCGAAGTGGTTTCCGGATCAAGCTCGATCGATCAATCGGCGATGACGGGCGAATCGGAGCCAATCCCCAAGCTCTCAGGCGACCTCGTTTTCGCGGGGACCCAGAACCTGGAAGGGATGCTGGTCGTTCAGGTCACCGCGCCGAGCGGAGCCACCACGCTCGACCGGATCGTCGAGCTAGTCCGCGAGGCGCAAGAGAACAAGGCGAGCGGCGAAAGAATCAGCGATTGGTTCGGCCAACGCTATACGTATTTCGTCCTTAGCGCGGCGGCGGCCTCTTTGCTGATTCGGTATCTCGCCGGCCAAGCATCCTCCGATGCGATCTATGCAAGTCTCACCCTTTTAGTTGCGCTGAGTCCTTGTGCGGTTGTGATCTCGACCCCGGCGAGCACGCTCAGCGCGATCGCGTGGGCCGCGAGACAGGGGATTTTGATCCGAGGTGGCGAGTTCATCGAAACGGCGGGCGTTGTCGATCTGATCGCGCTGGACAAGACGGGAACGCTCACCGAAGGCAAGCCCCAACTCGTGGAGATTTGCGTTTGCTCGCAGCACGTGGGCGTGGCGGTAGGGGCCGAATGCATGGGCGAGGGCGCGTGTTGGCGGGCCGGAAAGGAATTCAGTTCAGAAGCCGCGAGTTGGCTTTCGCTGGCGGCCGCCGTCGAGCAGTTCAGCGAGCACCCGTTGGCCCAAGCCATCGTCCGCGCCGCGCGGGAGCGAGACCTATCGATTCCAGTGGCCACCGAGCACTGGAGCGTTGCCGGGATGGGAGTGGAGGCGGTCATCGAGGGCAAGCGGGTGCGAGTAGGGCAGCGAAGAATGTTCGATTCGCCCGAATCTCCCCTCCGTGAAGAGGTCGCGCGGCACATGGAGTCGATGCAGCGCGAAGGGATGACGGTAGCGCTCCTCGAGTGCGAAGGGGAGTGGACCGCGTTCGGATTGCGCGATGAGCCCCGACCTAAGAGCAAGGCCTTGGTCGAAAAGGTCCGCTCGCTCGGAGCAAAGAAGGTCGTCATGCTGACCGGGGACACGGCCGAAACGGCAAGGGCCGTGGCTGCCGAAGTGGGCATTGAGGACGTTCACGCCGGTCTCATGCCCGAAGAAAAGGCAACCCTCCTTCGCAACTACCGCCAGAGTGGATATCGGGTCATGATGGTCGGCGACGGGATCAACGATGCCCCTTCCTTGACGGTGGCCGATCTCGGCGTTGCCATGGGAGGATTGGGAAGCGACATCGCCCTCAACGCCGCGGACGTTGTGCTGATGCGCGACAAGCTGGAAGGAATCGACCAGTTGCTGCGGTTGGGGCGTTCTACGACCCAGATCATTCGCTCCAACCTCTACTTTGCGACCGCTGTCATCGTGGCGCTCGCGATTTCGACCCAGGTCCTGGGGCCGCTCGCTCCCCAACTGAAGACTTGGGCGCTGCCGCTGGCCGTTGTGGGGCACGAAGGATCGACCGTGCTCGTGATCCTCAACGGACTGCGATTGCTTTCGGGTCCGAAGCGCTAA
- a CDS encoding cation/multidrug efflux pump, whose translation MGLTRMALTRPIFILMLMVLAVLMGTISYNGMRKELQPDASFGVIVITSVYPGAGPEEINTLVSRKIEEAVSGIEGQREVTSSSQEGFSTVVASFEIGTNMDEALNDVRAKVDQVLNELPPAVEKPTIAKFDTTSDPVYRLALRSDALNSQQLRDLADDKFKDRFSRVPGVASVAVSGGEVREIRVAIKKDKLLAYGVGINQVVRAIQSNSLNVPSGRLVSGEQEFSVRVLGEFRSIEEIRNSTLSLSDPNVMGGKKTVVRLKDVAEITDGVTERRTWSRLNGSDAVIMSVQKARGAGAIDVVAGVENVAKKLEGEFDVSFEATFNQAEQISESLFDLNFALFFGIALVGIIVYVFLHNLRGTIIVATAIPVCLLGTFVVLNALGFTINFMSMLALSLAIGVLVDDAIVVLENIYRHLRMGEEPFHAALNGRSEIGLAAIAITLADVVVFIPIAFMGGVVGQFFKPLGVGFAVATLLSLFVSFTVTPMLASRWYRKGEDVEHPTGRFAQMFERRFENLQKAYRRTLSWALLHRWFVFISGFVVLIGVFMMIGGSFAPSAAEAIFSTIPMIVAAVGLGVLVFLINLVRRALTPKVILNGLLFGLVFPLFALLGFAYGSWKGEPIFKFAFFPPTDAGSVSVNVALAPGSSLEMTSKVLERIEEVVSAHPDVKYVQTDIGSRGQESGTNYGRVVATLHDRKALLDSLGFAHSEGETLRVRADTAVQADILEALGKVPGAEITVGSGDAQGFGAPIQMSFASEDRELLLATVTKIKERLALGEVKGVISPDISTKPGKPEVRAIPDRVRLADMGLTAADVANTMRVLYEGNTDTKYRVLGKEYDIRVMMDLEDRNDPRIVEQLPITFVQGRPVFLGTVAQIEQGVGVDKIERRDREEEIRLTANLLPGFAAGSVQSVIDQWIQKENLVPEGVRLKPLGQADFQAREAGYIFGALGIAFVLVYMLLASLYDNLLYPFIIQLAQPQAMVGALLALILTDKTLNIVGMVGIITLVGLVGKNAILLVDYTNTLRRRGFARDEAIMESGPTRLRPIMMTTLALILGMLPVALAIGRGSEFRETIGITIIGGIALSTLLTLVVIPCSYTIFDDFSNWLGSIGRNRLGIRPPDKPKEFSVEGEDDPESQAGAEVGVD comes from the coding sequence ATGGGTCTGACACGGATGGCCTTGACGCGGCCCATCTTCATCTTGATGCTGATGGTGCTCGCGGTTCTGATGGGCACGATTTCGTACAACGGGATGCGGAAGGAGCTGCAACCCGATGCGTCGTTCGGCGTCATCGTGATCACCTCCGTATATCCAGGAGCAGGACCCGAAGAAATCAACACGCTCGTTTCGCGGAAGATCGAGGAGGCCGTTTCGGGAATCGAGGGCCAACGTGAAGTCACCAGCAGCTCGCAGGAAGGGTTCTCGACGGTCGTCGCCAGCTTCGAAATCGGAACGAACATGGATGAGGCCCTGAACGACGTTCGGGCAAAAGTCGATCAAGTACTGAACGAACTTCCGCCTGCGGTCGAAAAGCCTACGATCGCCAAGTTCGATACGACGTCGGACCCGGTGTACCGCCTCGCGCTTAGGTCCGATGCGCTCAACAGTCAGCAGCTTCGGGACCTTGCGGACGACAAGTTCAAAGATCGGTTTTCTCGGGTGCCTGGCGTCGCATCAGTAGCGGTTTCAGGCGGAGAAGTTCGCGAAATCCGAGTTGCGATCAAAAAAGACAAGTTGCTTGCCTACGGGGTTGGAATCAACCAAGTAGTTCGGGCGATCCAGAGCAACTCCTTGAACGTTCCGAGCGGCCGGCTGGTGTCGGGAGAACAGGAGTTCAGCGTTCGCGTGCTCGGCGAGTTCCGCTCGATTGAGGAGATTCGCAACAGCACGCTGTCGCTCTCCGACCCGAACGTGATGGGTGGCAAGAAAACCGTCGTTCGGCTCAAAGACGTGGCCGAAATCACGGACGGCGTGACGGAGCGGCGAACGTGGAGTCGACTGAACGGTTCGGACGCGGTGATTATGTCGGTCCAAAAGGCCCGTGGGGCCGGAGCGATCGACGTGGTCGCCGGAGTCGAGAACGTTGCCAAGAAGCTGGAGGGCGAGTTCGACGTTTCCTTCGAAGCCACGTTCAACCAGGCCGAACAGATCTCGGAGTCGCTCTTCGACCTGAACTTCGCGCTGTTCTTCGGAATTGCTCTCGTCGGCATCATCGTATACGTTTTTCTTCACAACTTGCGCGGAACGATCATTGTTGCGACCGCGATTCCGGTGTGTCTGTTGGGTACGTTCGTCGTCCTCAACGCATTGGGATTCACGATCAACTTCATGTCGATGCTCGCTTTGTCGCTTGCCATCGGCGTGCTGGTCGATGACGCGATCGTCGTCCTCGAGAACATCTATCGTCACCTCAGAATGGGTGAAGAGCCCTTTCATGCCGCGTTGAACGGCCGAAGCGAGATCGGGCTGGCCGCGATCGCCATCACTCTGGCGGACGTGGTCGTCTTCATTCCCATCGCATTCATGGGCGGGGTCGTCGGCCAATTCTTCAAGCCGCTGGGCGTAGGTTTCGCCGTCGCGACTCTGCTATCGCTGTTCGTCTCGTTCACGGTTACCCCGATGCTGGCTTCGAGGTGGTATCGGAAGGGTGAGGACGTCGAGCACCCGACGGGCCGGTTCGCACAAATGTTCGAACGTCGCTTCGAGAATCTGCAAAAGGCGTATCGGCGGACGTTGTCCTGGGCGCTGCTTCACAGGTGGTTTGTATTCATTTCGGGCTTCGTGGTCCTGATCGGCGTGTTCATGATGATTGGCGGGAGTTTCGCTCCTTCGGCCGCTGAAGCGATCTTCTCGACGATTCCGATGATCGTGGCGGCGGTGGGGCTCGGCGTCCTCGTGTTCCTGATCAACCTAGTTCGCCGAGCTTTGACGCCGAAAGTGATCCTCAACGGATTGCTCTTTGGGCTCGTGTTTCCGCTGTTCGCTTTGCTGGGGTTTGCGTACGGTTCTTGGAAAGGCGAACCGATCTTCAAGTTTGCGTTCTTCCCCCCGACGGATGCGGGCTCGGTAAGTGTGAACGTCGCGCTTGCTCCCGGTTCCAGCCTCGAAATGACCTCGAAGGTCTTGGAGCGGATCGAGGAAGTGGTGTCCGCCCACCCCGATGTCAAGTACGTCCAAACCGATATCGGATCCCGGGGACAAGAAAGCGGCACGAATTATGGACGAGTCGTCGCGACCCTCCACGACCGCAAGGCCCTTCTGGATTCGCTTGGGTTCGCCCATTCGGAAGGGGAAACGCTTCGAGTTCGAGCCGACACCGCGGTCCAGGCCGACATTCTGGAAGCGCTGGGCAAGGTTCCCGGCGCCGAGATCACGGTTGGATCGGGCGACGCTCAGGGGTTTGGAGCGCCGATCCAAATGTCCTTCGCGTCGGAGGATCGCGAGCTCCTGCTGGCGACAGTCACCAAGATCAAGGAACGCCTCGCGCTGGGCGAAGTGAAGGGCGTCATCAGCCCCGACATCAGTACAAAGCCGGGCAAACCCGAGGTACGGGCGATTCCGGACCGAGTTCGTTTGGCCGACATGGGGCTGACGGCGGCCGACGTCGCCAACACTATGCGCGTCCTCTACGAGGGCAACACCGATACAAAGTATAGGGTGCTAGGTAAAGAGTATGACATCCGGGTCATGATGGACCTGGAAGACCGGAATGATCCTCGCATCGTCGAGCAACTTCCAATCACGTTTGTGCAAGGTAGGCCCGTTTTCTTGGGCACAGTGGCGCAGATCGAACAGGGCGTAGGGGTCGACAAGATCGAGCGTCGTGACCGGGAGGAGGAGATTCGACTCACCGCGAACTTGCTGCCCGGATTTGCCGCAGGCTCGGTTCAATCAGTCATCGACCAGTGGATCCAGAAGGAGAACTTGGTGCCGGAGGGCGTGCGGCTCAAACCCTTGGGCCAGGCAGACTTTCAAGCCCGCGAGGCTGGGTACATCTTCGGAGCGCTGGGAATCGCCTTTGTTCTTGTGTATATGTTGCTTGCCTCGCTCTATGACAATCTTCTATATCCCTTCATCATTCAACTCGCACAGCCTCAGGCGATGGTCGGCGCGCTGCTTGCACTGATCTTGACGGACAAAACCCTCAACATCGTGGGCATGGTGGGGATCATCACGCTGGTGGGGCTTGTGGGCAAGAACGCGATCCTGCTCGTCGATTACACGAACACCCTTCGGAGGCGGGGGTTCGCGAGGGACGAGGCCATCATGGAATCCGGGCCGACCCGACTCCGGCCGATCATGATGACGACGCTGGCGCTGATTCTAGGCATGCTGCCTGTCGCGCTTGCGATCGGACGAGGCTCGGAGTTTCGCGAGACGATCGGGATCACGATCATCGGCGGGATCGCCCTCTCGACTCTGTTGACGCTGGTCGTAATCCCTTGCTCGTACACCATTTTCGACGACTTCTCGAACTGGCTCGGTAGCATAGGCCGCAACCGCCTCGGAATCCGGCCTCCCGACAAGCCCAAGGAGTTCAGCGTCGAAGGGGAAGACGATCCCGAATCCCAAGCCGGCGCTGAAGTCGGCGTCGACTAG
- a CDS encoding RND family efflux transporter, MFP subunit: MKAWMLAGIAGALALGGCVDRAAQEQAKRTETLVSDTTVAVTVEPVKVQNIAETIELTGQVTASMESSVGAKVAGRLAAVYVRDGDPVVAGQAIAQQETTTLRDQAQQALAQVKAAQAALAQAETNARVGPQRSAAGVATAQAQLNSAKAQLSKARTGARTEEIRRAEANVRAAESGRDTAKREFDRVRGLYQEGAVSLQRLDQAQNAYALALAQYDAAVEALGLARNATRPEDLASAEEAVRQAEENLRNAKAQQSLDALFGQAVQQARANLEGANAQLRLANQALEDATLRAPFSGKVSGSPSQPGQFLAPGSPVARIVGSGNVYFEAEIPETSLGKLAIGTPVSIRIAALGGRLLSGRIAAIRPKGDEVGRVFYARVTFIDEPGELYSGMFGSATVEFGKVEGATVVPASAIVIQGDNHYVFLHSDGKAKRVKVVPGIRVNGLYQVEGLSENDQVIVQGANLVIDGSKVKVEKPGAVTAAQKSGEGA, translated from the coding sequence ATGAAAGCATGGATGTTGGCGGGAATCGCGGGTGCTCTCGCGCTCGGCGGGTGTGTGGATCGCGCCGCGCAGGAGCAAGCCAAGCGGACGGAAACGCTCGTGAGCGACACGACCGTCGCAGTCACGGTCGAACCGGTCAAGGTGCAGAACATCGCCGAGACGATCGAACTGACGGGCCAAGTGACGGCCTCGATGGAGTCATCGGTCGGCGCGAAGGTGGCAGGGAGGCTGGCTGCGGTTTATGTACGCGATGGAGACCCCGTCGTGGCGGGCCAAGCGATTGCCCAGCAGGAGACCACGACATTAAGGGATCAGGCTCAGCAGGCGCTCGCTCAAGTGAAGGCCGCTCAGGCCGCGCTTGCACAGGCGGAAACGAACGCGCGAGTCGGGCCCCAACGGAGCGCGGCGGGTGTTGCGACTGCACAGGCTCAATTGAACTCTGCCAAGGCTCAACTCTCGAAGGCTCGAACTGGGGCCAGGACTGAGGAAATCCGGCGAGCCGAAGCCAACGTTCGCGCCGCTGAATCGGGCCGCGATACGGCGAAACGGGAGTTCGATAGGGTTCGCGGGTTGTATCAAGAGGGCGCAGTGAGCTTGCAGAGGCTCGATCAGGCGCAAAACGCCTATGCGCTCGCTTTGGCGCAATACGACGCCGCGGTCGAGGCTCTTGGGCTCGCGCGAAACGCGACCCGGCCCGAGGACTTGGCCAGCGCCGAGGAAGCGGTTCGGCAAGCGGAAGAGAACCTACGAAACGCCAAAGCCCAACAGAGTCTCGACGCTCTTTTCGGCCAAGCCGTGCAGCAAGCCAGGGCTAATCTCGAAGGTGCCAACGCGCAATTGAGGCTGGCGAACCAAGCTCTCGAAGACGCCACTCTTCGCGCGCCTTTCTCGGGCAAGGTGAGCGGAAGCCCCTCGCAACCGGGGCAGTTCCTCGCTCCGGGGTCTCCAGTAGCCAGGATCGTTGGTTCCGGAAATGTCTATTTTGAGGCCGAAATCCCGGAGACTTCGCTCGGAAAGCTGGCAATCGGTACGCCCGTGAGCATCCGCATCGCCGCGTTGGGAGGCCGGCTCCTCTCTGGAAGGATCGCAGCGATTCGACCGAAGGGCGATGAAGTGGGACGGGTCTTCTATGCCCGCGTTACGTTCATTGACGAGCCGGGTGAGTTGTACTCAGGGATGTTCGGGTCGGCTACGGTCGAGTTCGGAAAGGTCGAAGGCGCGACCGTCGTGCCTGCATCCGCCATCGTGATCCAGGGCGACAACCACTACGTGTTCCTCCACTCCGATGGGAAGGCCAAGCGAGTGAAGGTGGTCCCCGGGATTCGGGTTAATGGTTTGTATCAGGTTGAGGGCCTTTCTGAGAACGATCAGGTTATCGTTCAGGGCGCCAACCTCGTGATCGACGGATCGAAGGTCAAAGTGGAGAAACCAGGCGCAGTCACTGCCGCGCAGAAGTCGGGAGAGGGAGCGTAA
- a CDS encoding type I secretion outer membrane protein, TolC family encodes MSGLALISAAATLFSAQGDKLSLDEAIQIAMDGAFSVRIAKTDLSRAEQAIAQRRAQMGIRLTTDTTYTRFDKESRATFGEQSIVVRPIDSADTRLTLSMPVDISRNLGRFLSAAKLGLAASEKNVEAAKGQVKLAVRQSYFQVVKASWQVRVAQQSFTNAESRRAVAESRFRQGDVARIEVLRFETEVAQRRSELIAAQNQLSLSKNAFNNTLGRPIETPVELEDVAPTDPALPSVEDLVQSALESRPELDALEAHWKAQGVVRQAEETGDDPSLALSAVHTRNWQTAGFGAQSQSTVGTAVLSFPIVDSGLTRARVRSAMQEEEAAKLRWEQAKLGVTLDVRQAHTALVNALSRLNVTRSQVELATETYRLASLRYEAGEAIQLEVIDAQTQLVAAETSQVAAQYDVLSALAQLQFAVGKDEIELSTSADGTEDRNE; translated from the coding sequence AATCGCCATGGACGGCGCGTTTTCGGTGCGAATTGCCAAGACGGACCTCTCCCGAGCCGAGCAAGCGATCGCTCAGCGACGAGCGCAGATGGGGATTCGGCTGACCACCGACACAACATACACGCGTTTCGACAAGGAAAGCCGAGCGACCTTCGGCGAACAGTCGATCGTCGTTCGGCCCATCGACTCCGCCGACACCCGGCTGACGCTGTCGATGCCCGTCGACATTTCGCGAAACCTGGGCCGGTTCTTGAGCGCCGCAAAGCTTGGGCTCGCGGCCTCGGAGAAGAACGTCGAGGCTGCCAAGGGGCAAGTCAAATTGGCCGTTCGGCAGAGTTATTTTCAAGTCGTAAAGGCCTCTTGGCAGGTGCGAGTCGCGCAGCAGTCGTTTACGAATGCGGAGAGCCGTCGAGCGGTCGCGGAGTCGAGGTTTCGCCAAGGCGACGTAGCTCGAATCGAGGTCTTGCGGTTTGAAACAGAGGTGGCGCAGCGGAGGTCCGAACTGATTGCAGCGCAAAACCAACTCTCTCTCTCCAAGAACGCTTTCAACAACACCTTGGGGCGACCCATCGAGACCCCGGTCGAACTCGAAGATGTCGCGCCGACCGATCCCGCGCTGCCGAGCGTCGAGGACCTCGTCCAATCGGCGCTGGAGTCTCGGCCGGAACTGGACGCACTCGAGGCCCATTGGAAGGCTCAGGGGGTCGTCCGTCAGGCCGAGGAAACGGGCGACGACCCCTCGCTCGCGCTTTCGGCGGTCCACACGCGCAACTGGCAAACGGCAGGGTTTGGCGCCCAATCCCAGTCGACGGTAGGGACCGCCGTGCTTTCGTTTCCGATCGTGGATTCGGGGCTCACTCGTGCGAGAGTCCGATCCGCCATGCAGGAAGAGGAGGCGGCCAAACTCCGCTGGGAGCAGGCGAAACTGGGCGTGACACTCGACGTTCGGCAGGCTCATACGGCGCTAGTCAACGCCCTCTCGCGTTTGAACGTGACCCGGAGTCAAGTCGAGCTCGCGACGGAGACGTACCGATTGGCCAGCCTTCGATATGAGGCTGGAGAGGCCATTCAACTCGAAGTGATCGACGCGCAAACTCAACTCGTCGCCGCGGAGACTTCGCAGGTAGCCGCGCAGTACGACGTTTTGAGCGCGCTCGCGCAATTGCAGTTTGCTGTGGGTAAGGATGAAATCGAACTGTCGACTTCGGCAGACGGAACTGAGGACAGAAACGAATGA